One stretch of Asterias rubens chromosome 8, eAstRub1.3, whole genome shotgun sequence DNA includes these proteins:
- the LOC117293726 gene encoding small integral membrane protein 20-like isoform X1, which yields MHGTCEGRVGSCDLKMAHLSKIWTKNTAIIAGLVGFIGLALYPVVVSPAINPRKWQAVQKETRKGVDQQSIQPGGMRVWSDPFGPRSDQSRGTSKEHTK from the exons atgcatggtacctgtgagggcagagttggttcttgtga TTTAAAGATGGCACATCTGTCGAAGATCTGGACAAAGAATACTGCAATCATCGCTGGTCTCGTTGGCTTCATTGGACTAGCTCTATATCCAGTTGTTGTTTCTCCAGCTATCAATCCAAGGAAGTGGC AGGCAGTGCAGAAGGAAACAAGAAAAGGTGTTGATCAACAAAGCATACAGCCTGGAG GTATGAGAGTTTGGAGTGACCCTTTTGGACCTCGATCAGACCAGAGTAGGGGAACAAGTAAGGAGCACACAAAGTGA
- the LOC117293726 gene encoding small integral membrane protein 20-like isoform X2, whose translation MAHLSKIWTKNTAIIAGLVGFIGLALYPVVVSPAINPRKWQAVQKETRKGVDQQSIQPGGMRVWSDPFGPRSDQSRGTSKEHTK comes from the exons ATGGCACATCTGTCGAAGATCTGGACAAAGAATACTGCAATCATCGCTGGTCTCGTTGGCTTCATTGGACTAGCTCTATATCCAGTTGTTGTTTCTCCAGCTATCAATCCAAGGAAGTGGC AGGCAGTGCAGAAGGAAACAAGAAAAGGTGTTGATCAACAAAGCATACAGCCTGGAG GTATGAGAGTTTGGAGTGACCCTTTTGGACCTCGATCAGACCAGAGTAGGGGAACAAGTAAGGAGCACACAAAGTGA